One Desulfolucanica intricata genomic region harbors:
- a CDS encoding TIGR02530 family flagellar biosynthesis protein gives MSDKINNWSYQQPLIPVKSKTPKQTAGVNKIAFESVLQQKIQGNSEIKFSAHAEKRLQERNIKLAPADITKIHQAMQRASIKGARDSLLLYGDLALIASIKNNTVVTALDGKAIKEHVFTNIDSAVIIK, from the coding sequence ATGAGTGATAAAATAAATAACTGGAGCTATCAACAGCCTCTAATACCTGTTAAATCGAAAACACCAAAGCAAACTGCTGGCGTCAATAAAATTGCTTTTGAAAGCGTTCTTCAGCAAAAAATTCAAGGGAATAGCGAAATTAAGTTTTCAGCACACGCGGAAAAAAGACTTCAGGAGCGCAATATAAAGCTTGCACCGGCAGATATTACAAAAATCCATCAGGCTATGCAGAGGGCATCGATAAAAGGCGCCAGGGATTCACTGCTGCTTTACGGCGATTTAGCTCTGATAGCCAGTATAAAAAATAATACTGTGGTGACAGCACTGGATGGTAAGGCAATAAAGGAGCATGTATTTACTAATATTGACAGTGCGGTGATAATCAAATAG
- a CDS encoding flagellar hook assembly protein FlgD, whose protein sequence is MQVSSSTNYIYNNQGNNKKPANELNKDAFLQLFIAQLKNQDPLSPQDSSSFMTQMAQFSMMEQLQIMNSSLEQLLQLQALNQAAGLVGRRVTVALENGNEAVGTVEKVMLNKDGSKVILNGDAYDLSQIRLIE, encoded by the coding sequence ATGCAGGTAAGTAGCAGCACAAACTATATTTACAATAACCAGGGTAACAATAAAAAGCCTGCGAATGAGCTCAATAAGGATGCGTTTTTGCAGCTTTTCATAGCGCAGCTGAAAAACCAGGACCCTCTAAGCCCTCAGGACAGCAGCAGCTTTATGACTCAAATGGCACAATTCAGTATGATGGAGCAGCTGCAAATTATGAATTCCTCCCTGGAACAGCTTTTACAGCTGCAGGCATTAAACCAGGCGGCGGGACTGGTTGGCCGCCGGGTAACTGTAGCATTAGAAAACGGGAATGAGGCCGTTGGGACGGTGGAAAAGGTTATGCTAAACAAAGACGGCAGCAAGGTTATTCTCAACGGGGATGCTTACGACCTTTCTCAAATCAGACTAATAGAGTAG
- a CDS encoding flagellar hook-length control protein FliK, with protein MSQKLIEQLNSSPAKQSKSKAPGVESFIQVFKDIAGESKGNEEELSNKENSTKSVLDADLLNLFLDFQLIRETDTPALSLQIPQGIQENAGNSKNGAAEKLHRIPVLELPEKLMSILQSYFNSGVKPELLQIKLEPEHLGELAVKLAYQEGETSAQLITGSVQAKEVLESSIARLKEALAQHQVHLKEFPVSVLYKGEQIQKAETLSMLQQKIAAEGTAQYPKEQNNDLMFSAVKDKLPVEQITRENADNFKNPAADTSALRQSDILPKESIPVRELPEKLVSIILANRKPGEKPVLVQMKLEPEHLGELVIKLAYKKGEISAQFITASVQAKEILESSMVRLREALAQHQVHLQESSVSVAYNGGQFMQQQGKPGSRKYLQLLNYSHKEEEAPLYEQVKPRPAGGVDYII; from the coding sequence GTGTCTCAAAAGTTAATAGAACAGTTAAATAGCTCGCCTGCTAAACAAAGTAAAAGTAAAGCTCCCGGTGTTGAAAGCTTCATACAGGTTTTTAAGGACATAGCCGGTGAAAGCAAAGGTAATGAAGAAGAGTTAAGCAATAAAGAAAACTCCACCAAAAGTGTTTTGGATGCTGATCTATTAAATTTATTTTTGGACTTTCAGTTAATACGGGAAACTGATACACCTGCCTTATCTTTACAAATACCGCAGGGTATCCAAGAAAATGCAGGCAATTCTAAAAACGGGGCGGCAGAAAAATTACACAGGATACCGGTGCTGGAATTGCCGGAAAAACTAATGAGTATACTTCAATCATATTTCAATTCGGGGGTAAAACCTGAATTACTGCAAATAAAATTGGAACCGGAGCACTTAGGTGAGTTAGCGGTTAAATTAGCTTATCAGGAGGGTGAAACTTCGGCTCAGCTTATAACCGGCAGTGTTCAGGCTAAAGAAGTTTTAGAAAGTTCAATTGCCCGGCTGAAAGAAGCTTTAGCTCAGCACCAGGTACACCTTAAAGAGTTCCCGGTTTCTGTGTTATATAAAGGTGAGCAAATACAGAAAGCAGAGACCCTATCGATGCTGCAGCAGAAGATAGCAGCGGAGGGAACTGCTCAATACCCGAAAGAGCAAAATAATGACCTTATGTTTTCTGCTGTGAAAGATAAGCTCCCGGTGGAGCAGATTACCCGGGAAAACGCAGACAATTTTAAAAACCCGGCGGCAGATACATCAGCCTTAAGACAAAGTGACATTCTTCCCAAAGAAAGTATCCCCGTACGGGAATTGCCGGAAAAACTGGTGAGCATAATTCTCGCAAATAGAAAACCGGGTGAAAAACCTGTGTTAGTGCAAATGAAATTAGAACCGGAGCACTTAGGTGAGTTAGTAATTAAATTAGCCTATAAAAAGGGAGAAATTTCGGCTCAGTTTATAACCGCCAGTGTTCAGGCCAAAGAAATTTTAGAAAGTTCAATGGTCCGGTTGAGGGAAGCTTTGGCTCAGCATCAGGTACACCTGCAGGAGTCCTCGGTTTCTGTGGCATATAACGGAGGACAATTTATGCAGCAGCAGGGAAAACCCGGCAGCAGGAAATATTTACAGCTGCTAAACTACTCACATAAAGAGGAAGAAGCACCCTTGTATGAACAGGTTAAGCCCCGGCCGGCCGGCGGAGTGGACTATATTATTTGA
- the fliJ gene encoding flagellar export protein FliJ has product MARFRFGLEQVLKHRKMEEKQAEDALALARRRHFQIMNSLEEARLVLQQHLNTENEVGKIDCCQSIHGANYREYLNTKIIKLQEKAVSASEKIKEKQKIFVDARQKSLVLEKLKQKKLEEFIYLENIQEQKQIDDLAITMYIRNKN; this is encoded by the coding sequence ATGGCTAGGTTCCGGTTTGGGCTGGAGCAGGTTTTGAAACACCGTAAAATGGAGGAAAAACAAGCTGAAGATGCCCTGGCTTTAGCCCGTAGAAGACATTTTCAAATAATGAACAGCCTTGAAGAAGCCCGTTTGGTATTACAGCAGCACTTAAATACTGAAAATGAAGTTGGAAAAATTGATTGCTGCCAATCTATACATGGTGCTAATTACCGGGAATATCTTAATACTAAAATTATAAAGTTGCAGGAAAAGGCAGTAAGTGCCTCTGAAAAAATTAAAGAGAAACAAAAAATATTCGTAGACGCCAGGCAAAAAAGTTTAGTTTTAGAAAAGCTTAAGCAAAAAAAACTTGAAGAATTTATTTATCTGGAAAATATTCAAGAGCAAAAACAGATTGACGATTTGGCTATCACTATGTATATACGGAACAAAAATTAA
- the fliI gene encoding flagellar protein export ATPase FliI: MRMPETGIDLTRWWDKVHNAKVLTVTGEVTKVVGLTIDVVGIEASIGEICHILVPGQEKPVDAEVVGFREGTSLLMPLGELQGIYPGNPVVPTGQALTVRVGDDLLGCILDGLGRPIGGNTGNKSCKVKFPVNNPPPNPLNRQRITEVLGTGVRAIDSVLTCGKGQRIGIFAGSGVGKSTLLGMIARYSEVDINVIALIGERGREVLDFIESDLGAEGLARSVVVAATSDQPALIRLKGAMVATAIAEYFRNRGKNVMLLMDSVTRFAMAQREVGLAVGEPPATKGYTPSVFALLPKLLERTGMSPRGSITAFYTVLVDGDDMNEPIADAVRGILDGHIVLKRQLAAKNHYPAIDVLTSVSRVMSDIVTPEHMDRAARLRDLLSTYQQAEDLINIGAYNFGTNPSIDNAIRYYDDIIQFLRQPPNEPWSFSDTLAWLNSFGEKEGLEHG, translated from the coding sequence ATGAGAATGCCTGAGACTGGTATTGATCTTACCCGCTGGTGGGATAAGGTTCATAATGCAAAAGTGTTGACTGTAACCGGTGAGGTGACAAAGGTAGTCGGGCTTACCATAGATGTAGTAGGCATAGAAGCATCGATTGGGGAGATATGTCATATTCTGGTTCCGGGACAGGAAAAACCGGTTGATGCAGAAGTTGTTGGTTTCAGGGAAGGGACATCTCTCCTTATGCCACTGGGAGAGTTGCAGGGTATTTATCCGGGAAATCCTGTGGTGCCTACGGGACAAGCCCTAACTGTAAGGGTTGGAGATGATTTACTGGGATGTATATTGGACGGACTAGGAAGACCCATTGGTGGAAACACGGGAAATAAGTCCTGTAAAGTTAAATTTCCTGTCAATAACCCGCCGCCCAATCCGCTGAACAGGCAGCGAATTACCGAAGTGTTGGGTACCGGGGTACGGGCAATTGATTCTGTTCTTACTTGTGGTAAGGGACAGCGTATTGGTATATTTGCCGGCAGTGGAGTTGGGAAAAGTACTTTACTGGGAATGATAGCACGATACAGCGAGGTAGACATAAACGTAATCGCACTGATCGGAGAACGGGGTAGGGAGGTTCTGGACTTTATTGAGTCAGACCTTGGGGCAGAAGGCCTGGCCCGTTCTGTGGTAGTGGCGGCTACATCTGACCAACCCGCTTTAATTCGTCTAAAAGGAGCCATGGTTGCAACTGCCATAGCGGAGTATTTTAGAAACCGGGGAAAAAACGTAATGCTGCTAATGGATTCGGTAACCCGGTTTGCTATGGCGCAGAGGGAAGTCGGTTTGGCTGTCGGTGAACCTCCGGCTACTAAAGGTTACACTCCGTCGGTTTTTGCTTTACTGCCTAAATTATTGGAAAGAACCGGTATGTCCCCCCGGGGATCAATTACCGCTTTCTATACTGTACTGGTTGACGGCGATGATATGAATGAGCCAATAGCAGATGCAGTAAGGGGTATACTGGACGGACACATAGTCCTTAAAAGACAGCTTGCGGCTAAAAATCACTATCCTGCTATCGATGTTCTTACCAGTGTAAGCAGGGTAATGTCCGATATAGTAACACCGGAGCATATGGACCGGGCAGCCAGGTTAAGGGATTTGTTGTCTACCTATCAACAAGCTGAAGATTTAATAAACATAGGCGCTTATAATTTTGGTACGAATCCCAGTATTGATAATGCCATTCGTTACTATGATGATATTATTCAATTTCTGCGGCAGCCACCTAATGAGCCATGGAGTTTTTCGGATACTTTGGCCTGGTTAAATAGTTTCGGTGAAAAGGAGGGCCTCGAGCATGGCTAG
- a CDS encoding FliH/SctL family protein, with translation MPLLSNKIIKNAKFSENYAQLLDLRIEFARDAVRAAAEKESAEILAAAQNQANGILEKALQKVEEMTQNAYREGYEKGYREAVDKAREEAESIKLAAVKVLEQAEAERKEMLAALENEVVSLSVKIAEKLVAKQLELNQDTILNVVKEALQLLADRDYFVIIGSPREVEIIRKNKEQFMQLLSEDARLKIIGDPGMQPGGCRIESNRGQVDAAIETRWKALLRSLVEEAGDENA, from the coding sequence ATGCCATTGTTATCTAACAAAATTATTAAGAATGCTAAGTTTAGTGAGAACTATGCTCAACTTCTGGATTTACGAATAGAATTTGCCCGTGACGCTGTCCGTGCAGCAGCAGAAAAAGAATCAGCGGAAATTTTAGCTGCTGCCCAAAACCAGGCCAACGGTATTCTGGAAAAGGCACTGCAGAAGGTGGAGGAAATGACCCAAAACGCTTACCGGGAAGGCTATGAAAAAGGTTACCGGGAAGCGGTGGACAAGGCCCGGGAAGAGGCTGAAAGTATAAAGTTAGCAGCAGTGAAAGTATTAGAGCAGGCTGAGGCAGAACGTAAGGAAATGCTGGCTGCCCTGGAAAATGAAGTGGTTAGTTTATCAGTTAAAATAGCTGAAAAATTAGTAGCAAAGCAATTAGAGCTAAACCAGGACACTATTTTGAATGTTGTTAAAGAAGCGCTGCAGCTGCTGGCAGATCGGGATTATTTTGTTATTATCGGCAGCCCCCGGGAGGTTGAAATAATCAGAAAAAATAAAGAGCAGTTTATGCAATTATTATCTGAGGATGCCAGGCTTAAAATTATCGGTGACCCTGGGATGCAGCCGGGTGGGTGTCGGATAGAGAGCAATCGTGGTCAGGTGGATGCTGCCATAGAGACCCGATGGAAAGCGCTTTTGCGTTCACTTGTTGAAGAAGCGGGTGATGAGAATGCCTGA
- the fliG gene encoding flagellar motor switch protein FliG — MRRKKLSGLQKSAILLITLGADLSSNILKQDFYDEDIERLSFEISNMDKISPDTRQVVLREFAELHQAREYLMQGGIKYAQDLLEKTLGPQKAAEIIKRLARKIKSMPFSSLQKIDPRHLMSFIQDEHPQTIALILVYLDPEQASVILSSLPAEKQSDIARRIATMDRASPEVVKEVERVLEYKMSTVMGQENTEIGGVSALVNILNMVDRSTERTILENLEAKYPVLAEEVRNRMFVFEDIVKLDDIAIQRILRDINPKDLPIALRGANEEVLAKIFRNQSRRAADMLKEEIKYIGPVRLKDVEEAQKKIVNVIRSLEEVGEISISRGNEDAIVI, encoded by the coding sequence GTGCGTAGGAAAAAGCTATCCGGACTGCAAAAATCTGCTATTCTGTTGATTACTCTGGGCGCTGATCTTTCTTCAAATATACTCAAACAGGATTTTTACGATGAGGATATAGAACGATTGTCTTTTGAAATATCCAATATGGATAAAATTTCTCCAGATACCCGACAGGTTGTATTAAGAGAGTTTGCTGAGTTGCATCAAGCCCGGGAGTACCTAATGCAGGGTGGTATAAAGTATGCCCAAGATTTGTTGGAAAAAACTTTAGGACCTCAAAAAGCTGCTGAAATTATAAAAAGATTAGCAAGAAAAATTAAAAGTATGCCTTTTTCATCGTTGCAAAAAATTGATCCCCGCCATCTGATGAGTTTTATTCAGGATGAGCACCCCCAGACCATTGCTTTGATTTTAGTTTACCTGGATCCGGAGCAGGCTTCTGTTATACTATCCTCACTACCTGCTGAAAAGCAGAGTGATATTGCCCGGCGTATAGCTACTATGGACCGGGCCTCGCCGGAAGTGGTTAAAGAGGTGGAGCGGGTTTTAGAGTATAAGATGTCTACGGTAATGGGACAAGAAAACACTGAGATTGGCGGGGTAAGTGCCCTGGTAAATATTCTTAATATGGTGGACAGGAGTACTGAAAGAACTATTTTGGAAAACTTAGAAGCTAAGTATCCTGTGTTAGCCGAGGAAGTTCGTAATCGAATGTTTGTATTTGAAGATATCGTAAAACTTGATGATATTGCTATTCAGAGAATTCTTCGTGATATTAATCCAAAAGATTTACCAATAGCTCTACGGGGGGCAAATGAAGAGGTTCTTGCGAAAATTTTTCGCAACCAATCCAGACGGGCTGCGGATATGCTTAAAGAAGAAATTAAATATATTGGGCCTGTGCGCTTAAAGGATGTTGAAGAGGCCCAAAAGAAAATTGTTAACGTTATTCGCAGTTTAGAGGAAGTCGGGGAAATTTCAATTTCACGGGGTAATGAAGATGCCATTGTTATCTAA
- the fliF gene encoding flagellar basal-body MS-ring/collar protein FliF — MNPRELLDRLKKRWLALSQMQKVLVITAGAGLLAAIFYLIPILTKPTYVPLFTGLDQRDAGAVIEKLQDMKIEYELADQGQTINVQEDQVYEARIQLASSGILQGGGVGFELFDQNKMGVTDFERQVDYQRALQGELERTVAQLDEVEKARVHLVLPKESVFLDEQEPASASVALKLKPLAQLKPEQVRGIADLIAGSVEGLKLEDVHIIDMQGNILSEDIEAGSDDINSAHSTLKQQQVKRAYEKELEKRVQGMLNRILGPNRAVAMITADINFNKEEITSTTYDPGEIISRQEIEETNQGTEPGGMQEANGQGTTYPYGTNSESSSSREETITNYQLGNTQQTIVQAPGVLNRLSAAVVVDGNLTEERLEQIEALVSAAVGYDEVRGDQITVTNMAFDTSYQEQLKEVMGEEGIDTPVIDKQQLIYYVAAGMVILLLLALTVLIIRRRRHELEEPELVEESPKPIKDLFEEAEDEVNNNPYVDITQDKLKKMAREKPQQLADIIKVWLSED; from the coding sequence ATGAATCCACGTGAATTGTTGGACCGGCTGAAAAAGCGCTGGCTTGCTTTGAGCCAAATGCAAAAAGTATTGGTTATTACAGCCGGTGCCGGTTTACTGGCAGCGATATTTTACTTGATTCCGATTTTAACTAAGCCCACCTATGTCCCGCTTTTTACCGGTCTTGATCAAAGGGATGCCGGTGCTGTTATCGAAAAATTGCAGGATATGAAAATTGAATATGAGTTAGCTGACCAGGGACAAACGATTAATGTTCAGGAAGATCAGGTTTATGAAGCCAGGATCCAGTTGGCCAGCAGCGGTATTTTGCAGGGGGGAGGGGTTGGGTTTGAATTATTTGACCAAAATAAAATGGGTGTTACTGACTTCGAGCGGCAGGTTGATTACCAGCGGGCTTTACAGGGAGAATTGGAAAGGACTGTTGCGCAGCTTGACGAGGTGGAAAAGGCCAGGGTGCACCTGGTACTTCCTAAAGAAAGTGTTTTTTTAGATGAACAAGAACCGGCTTCCGCGTCTGTAGCTTTAAAACTTAAACCTTTAGCCCAATTAAAACCGGAGCAGGTGCGGGGTATAGCGGATTTAATTGCCGGCAGTGTAGAGGGGCTTAAGCTGGAGGATGTACATATTATAGACATGCAGGGAAATATATTGAGCGAGGATATTGAGGCAGGTAGTGATGATATTAATTCGGCCCACTCTACTTTAAAACAGCAGCAAGTTAAGCGTGCTTATGAGAAAGAATTGGAAAAACGTGTTCAGGGTATGCTGAATAGGATTTTGGGCCCTAACAGAGCCGTTGCTATGATTACTGCTGACATTAATTTTAATAAGGAAGAAATTACTTCGACTACCTATGACCCCGGAGAGATAATTAGCCGGCAGGAAATTGAAGAGACTAACCAGGGAACCGAACCGGGTGGTATGCAGGAAGCGAATGGCCAGGGTACGACATATCCATATGGTACTAACAGTGAATCAAGTTCCTCCCGGGAAGAAACTATAACCAACTACCAGTTAGGCAATACGCAGCAGACAATAGTTCAGGCCCCCGGAGTTCTTAATCGCCTGTCTGCTGCAGTAGTTGTTGACGGGAACTTAACAGAGGAGCGGCTGGAGCAGATAGAAGCACTGGTTTCTGCTGCTGTTGGCTACGATGAAGTCCGCGGGGACCAAATTACTGTAACTAATATGGCTTTTGATACGAGTTATCAGGAGCAGCTAAAAGAGGTGATGGGCGAAGAAGGTATTGATACACCGGTAATCGATAAGCAGCAGTTGATATATTATGTTGCTGCCGGTATGGTAATTTTGCTGCTCCTGGCTTTGACTGTCTTGATTATCCGCAGGCGTAGGCATGAATTAGAAGAGCCGGAGTTGGTAGAGGAAAGCCCCAAACCTATAAAAGACTTATTTGAGGAAGCAGAGGATGAAGTAAATAATAATCCCTATGTAGATATAACCCAGGATAAGCTCAAAAAGATGGCAAGGGAAAAGCCTCAGCAGTTGGCTGATATAATAAAGGTATGGCTGTCTGAAGACTAG
- the fliE gene encoding flagellar hook-basal body complex protein FliE — protein sequence MFISPAGVPLLTPQQQANKSAGTGDDFGSFLAEAINKVNRSQVQADNLTEKFLIGKVEDLHQVVIASEKAKLNIQLAVQVRNKIVEAYQEISRMQI from the coding sequence ATGTTTATATCTCCTGCAGGTGTACCTTTACTTACACCTCAGCAGCAGGCTAATAAGTCTGCCGGTACCGGTGATGATTTTGGTTCTTTTCTTGCGGAGGCCATTAATAAAGTTAACCGGTCGCAGGTGCAGGCGGATAACCTTACTGAGAAGTTTTTGATAGGTAAGGTGGAAGACCTGCATCAGGTCGTTATAGCATCGGAAAAGGCTAAACTGAATATACAATTAGCTGTTCAAGTTCGAAACAAAATCGTAGAAGCTTATCAGGAAATATCCCGTATGCAAATTTAA
- the flgC gene encoding flagellar basal body rod protein FlgC, protein MSLFDSFSISSSGMKAQRLWLDLISNNIANINTTRTANGGPYRRQVPVFAQRLQETMENGIRECGVVVTRVTEDNSPPRMEYDPSHPDANEQGFVAYPNINIVNEMVNMMIASRAYEANATVLESAKSMALKALEIGRG, encoded by the coding sequence ATGAGCCTGTTTGATTCTTTTTCGATAAGTTCTTCAGGTATGAAGGCACAAAGGCTCTGGCTTGATCTCATTTCCAATAATATTGCTAATATTAATACTACACGTACCGCAAATGGCGGCCCGTACCGCCGGCAGGTTCCTGTTTTTGCCCAGCGCCTGCAGGAGACCATGGAAAACGGTATCCGCGAATGTGGGGTAGTGGTAACCCGTGTGACGGAGGATAACAGCCCTCCGCGGATGGAATATGATCCTTCTCACCCGGATGCAAATGAACAGGGGTTTGTAGCTTATCCTAATATAAACATAGTTAATGAGATGGTTAATATGATGATTGCTTCCAGAGCCTATGAGGCCAATGCCACTGTTTTAGAGTCAGCAAAAAGTATGGCTTTGAAAGCTTTGGAAATTGGGCGTGGATAA
- the flgB gene encoding flagellar basal body rod protein FlgB has protein sequence MPGGKVTDLPLSFGWQGWIFVLGVVLMNIYGDKTFRLLEKAMDAGNLRQRVIANNIANINTPGFKKSLVKFESILKEELSGGRIPLATGDERHFGVNSLVNVNPLVVKETATSMRADGNNVDIDDEMTKLAANTINYYTVTQELNNRFRILGTVINGR, from the coding sequence TTGCCTGGTGGCAAAGTCACGGATCTACCATTGTCGTTTGGCTGGCAGGGGTGGATTTTTGTTTTAGGAGTGGTTTTAATGAATATTTACGGTGATAAAACTTTTCGTCTCTTGGAAAAAGCTATGGATGCCGGAAATTTAAGGCAGCGTGTTATAGCTAATAATATTGCCAACATAAATACACCGGGCTTTAAGAAATCTTTGGTGAAATTTGAGTCAATTCTTAAAGAGGAATTATCAGGGGGGAGAATACCCCTGGCCACCGGTGATGAAAGGCATTTCGGTGTTAACTCACTGGTAAATGTTAATCCGCTGGTGGTGAAGGAGACAGCAACTTCTATGCGGGCGGATGGTAATAATGTTGATATTGATGACGAGATGACCAAACTGGCTGCGAACACCATTAATTATTATACCGTAACCCAGGAATTAAACAATCGCTTTAGAATACTGGGCACTGTCATTAACGGAAGGTAG
- the hepT gene encoding type VII toxin-antitoxin system HepT family RNase toxin, protein MNLNIDMLQQKSADIAHSRKMLDKYGSMPRDKFLADETVVSAAKYQLLIGIEAAQNICNHLAARVAKRAPVSYGDCYKILNEEGLIDKGLAGRMAKMAKFQNLLVYNYGNIDIITGGDLDEFFD, encoded by the coding sequence ATGAATCTAAATATTGATATGCTGCAGCAAAAGTCTGCGGACATTGCTCATTCCAGAAAAATGCTTGATAAATATGGTTCAATGCCCCGGGATAAGTTTCTGGCAGATGAAACAGTGGTTTCTGCTGCTAAATACCAGCTTTTAATAGGCATTGAAGCCGCGCAAAATATTTGTAATCATTTAGCGGCACGTGTGGCTAAAAGAGCTCCGGTGAGCTATGGTGATTGCTATAAAATTCTTAATGAAGAAGGCTTAATTGACAAGGGTTTGGCCGGGAGGATGGCAAAGATGGCCAAATTTCAAAATCTATTGGTGTATAATTATGGTAATATTGATATTATAACCGGTGGAGACTTGGATGAATTTTTCGATTAA
- a CDS encoding flagellin N-terminal helical domain-containing protein, whose protein sequence is MRINHNIAALNTYRQLTMGTNAAQKNMSKLSSGMRINNAADDAAGLAISEKMRNQIRGLEQAQRNAQDAISLIQTAEGSLSEIHSILGRMKELATQASNDTYSAQDRVNMQDEMTQLTTEIDRIRNTTDFNTKNLLDGSMGKAVSTAVANISGNTSLRTTNASTAITTGTALTDLLDSDGNSLGITAEDTVTISYVIDGTTKEYTFTVGNNTIATLETTDGTTANTDLTVDMNATDTTQLEVKAATEGFAGAINGFTVTVKDSDGNIKTAATNALSAFTETTAAADVRADGRASFQVGHMTGQNIQLDINDMGAAALGVKDLKITTQSQADIAIKVIDNASAKVSSERSKLGAYQNRLEYTINNLGTSSENLTAAESRIRDVDMAKEMMEFTKNNILNQAAQAMLAQANQQPQAVLQLLR, encoded by the coding sequence ATGAGGATTAACCACAATATTGCAGCGCTTAACACATATCGTCAGTTGACTATGGGTACTAATGCTGCTCAGAAAAACATGTCAAAACTGTCATCAGGTATGCGTATCAATAACGCTGCAGATGATGCTGCAGGGCTTGCTATTTCAGAAAAGATGCGTAACCAGATAAGAGGACTGGAGCAGGCACAGAGAAATGCACAAGATGCTATTTCACTTATCCAAACGGCAGAGGGTTCCTTGAGTGAGATTCATAGTATTTTAGGTCGTATGAAAGAGCTTGCAACCCAAGCATCCAACGACACTTACTCTGCTCAAGACCGTGTGAATATGCAAGATGAAATGACCCAGCTAACCACTGAGATTGACCGTATTCGTAACACTACTGATTTTAACACTAAGAACCTGTTAGACGGTTCTATGGGTAAAGCGGTAAGTACAGCAGTGGCAAATATTTCGGGTAATACTTCACTTAGAACAACAAACGCTAGTACTGCTATAACTACCGGCACAGCTTTAACAGATTTGCTTGACAGTGATGGTAACTCTTTAGGTATAACAGCTGAAGATACAGTAACCATTTCTTATGTAATAGATGGAACAACAAAAGAATATACTTTTACCGTAGGTAATAATACTATTGCTACGTTAGAAACTACAGATGGAACTACTGCTAATACTGACTTAACTGTTGATATGAATGCCACGGACACAACCCAGTTAGAAGTAAAAGCCGCAACAGAAGGTTTTGCTGGGGCTATAAATGGTTTTACTGTAACGGTAAAGGATTCAGATGGTAATATCAAAACCGCTGCTACAAATGCACTATCTGCTTTTACAGAAACAACAGCAGCAGCTGATGTTAGAGCTGATGGTAGAGCATCCTTCCAAGTTGGTCATATGACCGGTCAGAACATACAACTCGATATAAATGATATGGGAGCAGCAGCATTAGGAGTTAAGGATCTGAAGATAACAACTCAAAGCCAAGCCGATATTGCTATAAAGGTTATTGATAATGCTAGTGCCAAAGTATCATCTGAACGTTCTAAGTTAGGTGCTTATCAAAACCGTTTAGAGTACACCATTAACAACCTAGGAACCTCTTCTGAAAATCTAACTGCTGCTGAATCCCGTATCCGTGACGTGGACATGGCTAAGGAAATGATGGAGTTCACCAAGAACAACATCCTAAACCAAGCTGCCCAAGCCATGCTTGCACAAGCCAACCAGCAGCCGCAAGCTGTACTTCAGTTACTCCGTTAA
- a CDS encoding YjfB family protein, with protein MDIAALSILKSMAQVKQDAGVAVMKKAMDTAEQNGNFINRMLDNIPSGKNPGPANLPHMGSNLDVYA; from the coding sequence ATGGACATCGCGGCATTATCTATATTAAAAAGTATGGCACAGGTAAAGCAGGATGCTGGTGTTGCCGTTATGAAGAAGGCTATGGACACTGCTGAACAGAACGGTAACTTTATCAATCGGATGCTTGATAACATACCGTCAGGGAAGAACCCGGGCCCGGCTAATTTACCCCATATGGGTAGTAACCTTGATGTTTATGCTTAA